The following are encoded in a window of Pseudomonas sp. JQ170C genomic DNA:
- a CDS encoding Maf family protein has product MTLLYLASGSPRRRELLTQIGIPFTTLSASIDESPLSGEAALAYVERLARDKAAAGMATLAGPSAGAPFAVLGADTAVVLDGRILGKPMDREDALAMLAALSGREHQVLTAVAVADGERCLSVCVASQVRFRHITPQEAQAYWDSGEPLDKAGSYAIQGLGAVFVQRIEGSYSAVVGLPLSETAELLSQFAIPCWQPMSAR; this is encoded by the coding sequence ATGACCCTGCTGTACCTGGCCTCTGGTTCACCGCGCCGCCGTGAGTTGCTGACCCAGATCGGCATTCCCTTTACCACGCTGAGCGCTTCGATCGACGAAAGCCCTTTGTCGGGCGAAGCCGCGCTTGCCTATGTCGAGCGTCTGGCGCGGGACAAGGCCGCAGCCGGAATGGCCACCTTGGCAGGCCCGTCCGCGGGCGCACCCTTTGCCGTACTGGGTGCCGACACTGCGGTGGTGCTGGACGGACGCATTCTGGGCAAACCCATGGACCGTGAAGACGCCCTGGCCATGCTGGCGGCGTTGTCTGGCCGCGAGCATCAAGTACTGACTGCCGTGGCGGTTGCCGACGGCGAGCGGTGCCTGAGCGTCTGCGTTGCCAGTCAGGTCAGGTTTCGTCACATTACCCCACAAGAAGCACAGGCCTACTGGGACAGCGGCGAGCCGCTGGACAAGGCAGGCAGCTATGCCATTCAAGGGCTCGGTGCGGTGTTCGTGCAGCGCATCGAAGGCAGTTATTCGGCGGTGGTCGGTTTACCCTTGAGTGAAACTGCCGAGCTGCTCAGCCAATTCGCCATCCCTTGCTGGCAACCGATGTCGGCCCGTTGA
- the rng gene encoding ribonuclease G codes for MSEEILINITPMESRVAVVENGVLQEVHVERTQRRGIVGNIYKGKVVRVLPGMQAAFVDIGLDRAAFIHASEISQREGSAVESISALVHEGQSLVVQVTKDPIGSKGARLTTQLSIPSRYLVYMPRTSHVGISLKIEDEAERERLKQVVTDCVAQENIQDAGGFILRTAAEGAGADEILMDIRYLRRLWDQIGAQIKTVGAPTEIYEDLGLALRTLRDLVNPKIEKIRIDSRETFQKTTQFVAELMPEIADRLEHYPGERPIFDLYGVEDEIQRALERKVPLKSGGYLVVDPAEAMTTIDVNTGAFVGHRNLEETIFKTNLEAATAIARQLRLRNIGGIIIIDFIDMEDEEHQRQVLRTLEKQLERDHAKTNIIGITELGLVQMTRKRTRESLEQVLCEPCLCCQGRGKLKTPETVCYEIFREILREARAYQAEGYRVLANQKVVDRLLDEESGNVAELETFIGRTIRFQVESMYSQEQYDVVLL; via the coding sequence ATGAGTGAAGAGATTCTGATCAATATCACACCGATGGAATCACGCGTGGCGGTGGTGGAGAACGGTGTTCTTCAGGAAGTGCATGTAGAGCGTACCCAGCGGCGCGGCATTGTCGGCAACATCTACAAGGGCAAGGTGGTTCGCGTGTTGCCCGGAATGCAGGCAGCATTCGTCGACATCGGCCTGGACCGCGCCGCCTTCATTCATGCTTCGGAAATTTCCCAGCGCGAAGGCTCGGCCGTAGAAAGCATCAGCGCCCTGGTTCACGAGGGCCAGAGCCTGGTGGTGCAGGTCACCAAGGATCCGATTGGCTCCAAAGGCGCGCGCCTGACCACGCAACTGTCGATTCCTTCGCGTTACCTGGTGTACATGCCGCGTACCAGCCACGTTGGCATTTCCCTGAAGATCGAAGACGAAGCCGAACGTGAACGCCTCAAGCAGGTGGTAACCGACTGCGTGGCCCAGGAAAACATCCAGGACGCCGGGGGCTTCATCCTGCGTACCGCGGCCGAAGGCGCCGGTGCCGACGAGATCCTGATGGATATCCGTTACCTGCGCAGGCTCTGGGACCAGATTGGCGCCCAGATCAAGACCGTCGGCGCACCGACCGAAATCTACGAAGACCTGGGCCTGGCACTGCGCACGCTGCGCGACCTGGTCAATCCGAAGATCGAGAAAATCCGCATCGACTCCCGGGAAACCTTCCAGAAGACCACGCAGTTCGTCGCCGAACTGATGCCGGAAATCGCCGATCGTCTGGAACACTACCCGGGCGAGCGGCCGATCTTCGATCTCTATGGCGTGGAAGACGAGATCCAGCGCGCGCTGGAGCGCAAGGTGCCGCTCAAGTCCGGAGGCTACCTGGTGGTCGATCCGGCCGAGGCGATGACCACCATCGACGTCAACACCGGCGCGTTCGTCGGGCACCGCAACCTCGAAGAGACCATCTTCAAGACCAACCTGGAAGCGGCCACCGCCATCGCCCGGCAGCTTCGCCTGCGCAACATCGGCGGGATCATCATCATCGACTTCATCGACATGGAAGATGAGGAGCACCAGCGTCAGGTGCTGCGCACCCTGGAAAAGCAGCTGGAGCGCGACCACGCCAAGACCAATATCATCGGCATCACCGAATTGGGCCTGGTGCAGATGACCCGCAAGCGTACCCGTGAAAGCCTGGAGCAGGTGTTGTGTGAGCCGTGCCTGTGCTGCCAGGGCCGGGGCAAGCTGAAAACCCCCGAGACAGTCTGTTACGAGATTTTCCGCGAAATTCTTCGCGAAGCGCGTGCCTATCAGGCTGAAGGCTATAGAGTACTGGCCAATCAAAAGGTAGTGGATCGCCTGCTGGATGAAGAGTCGGGGAACGTGGCCGAGCTTGAAACCTTCATCGGACGAACCATTCGCTTTCAAGTCGAGTCCATGTATTCCCAGGAGCAATATGATGTGGTGCTGCTCTGA
- a CDS encoding YhdP family protein — MERLMRVLGAMTRWGLGICALLAVLVALYVSLGRQLVPLVAEYRAEVEDKAEQALGLPVHIGSLEGRWSGLAPVLLVNDIQVGEGKTALRLDGVKVVPDLWASLTERQVRLANLEVGGLHLSLREDENGAWALDGLPKTDDQPLDPEQLLQRMQVVSKVTIVDSQVTLEPFQRDPMTLTYVSVGLQIGSVRQRLDARLTLPDGQPVAMSLRSRIRAAHWRDGEVEAYLSLPQSDWARWVPPRLLGQWQAKELKAGGEFWLNWGKGQLQNATVRLNAPQLQGAYTGREVAKVENLALNGWFQRQAQGFDVKLDSLAMSLGKTRWESHLQLNQVAASEAGEETWKIQADRLNLTPLTPLIESLAPLPEQAMAVVKGLKVTGSLRNVLVDVRPKAAGDQRLSFAANLERVGFNAYHGAPAAGNVSGSISGDLGHGELRLDTDAFMLHLYPIFAKPWQYQKANARLTWRLDQEGFTLVAPYLKVLGEEGKIAGDFLIRLLFEEGREDYMDLRVGLVEGDGRYTAKYLPEVLSPALDEWLRTAILKGAVDEGYFQYQGSLNHGAAEQARSISLFFKVHDAALDFQPGWPQIQKVDGNVFIDDDGVRINAQRGQLLDTQVSDVQVNIPHVASGQHSHLYLDGAFDGGLGDGLKILQEAPIGTAAMFAGWEGQGGLKGKLKLDIPLAKGEHPKVVVDFDTNDARLKIAAPVLELNKLKGAFRFDYDKGLSGQNISARVFDKPMTAQIFAEGKPGEIQSRIEAKGQVALKALTDWLKVTQTLPLAGDLPYQLQLKLGSRDNELKVDSSLKGLAINLPAPIGKAADETRDSQFTMTLQGAERRFGASYANVANMLYAAPMDKLDQGRGELLFGGGNPQLPSGQGVSVRGRLAELDLKPWQQQLDGLAGNDPSGNARQLLRGADLSIGKLQGGGLTLNQAVVRLDRNSNNWALRLDSKEVIGNARIPDAKGAPMVVNLQTIHLPPADPAEVTSPNAPDPMADIDPRKVPSIDLTIDKLFRGDDLLGSVALKVRSTAKGIALNDLDLSLKGLIIDGNAGWEGAPGASSSWYKGRLEGKNLADVLKAWNFAPTVTSRDFRLDVDGRWPGSPAWVGLGRFSGSLDAALRKGQFVEVEGGAQALRVFGLLNFNSIGRRLRLDFSDLLDKGFSYDRVKGLLVASEGVYVTREPITVTGPSSNLELDGTLDMVRDRVDANLQVTLPVTNNLPLAALIVGAPAVGGALFLVDRLLGDRVARYASVHYRIEGPWKEPKISFVKPFEK, encoded by the coding sequence ATGGAGCGTCTGATGCGCGTCCTAGGCGCCATGACCCGCTGGGGCCTGGGGATCTGTGCCTTGCTGGCTGTGCTGGTGGCGCTGTATGTCAGCCTTGGCCGACAGCTGGTCCCACTGGTAGCCGAATACCGCGCTGAAGTTGAAGACAAGGCCGAGCAGGCCTTGGGCTTGCCCGTGCACATTGGCAGCCTGGAAGGGCGCTGGAGTGGCTTGGCACCGGTGCTGCTGGTCAATGACATCCAGGTCGGCGAGGGTAAAACGGCCTTGCGCCTGGACGGCGTCAAAGTGGTTCCCGACCTGTGGGCCAGCCTGACCGAGCGTCAGGTGCGACTGGCCAATCTCGAAGTCGGTGGCTTGCACCTGAGCCTGCGCGAAGATGAAAACGGCGCCTGGGCGCTCGATGGCTTGCCGAAAACCGATGACCAGCCCCTGGACCCTGAGCAACTGCTGCAGCGCATGCAGGTGGTGTCGAAGGTCACGATAGTCGACAGCCAGGTCACCCTCGAGCCGTTTCAGCGCGATCCCATGACCCTCACCTATGTCAGCGTTGGCCTGCAGATCGGCAGTGTTCGCCAGCGGCTGGACGCACGCCTGACTTTGCCTGACGGCCAGCCTGTGGCAATGAGCCTGCGCAGCCGTATACGTGCGGCGCACTGGCGCGACGGAGAAGTCGAAGCCTACCTCAGCCTGCCCCAGAGCGATTGGGCACGCTGGGTTCCGCCGCGGTTGCTGGGGCAGTGGCAGGCCAAGGAACTCAAGGCCGGCGGCGAGTTCTGGCTGAACTGGGGCAAGGGGCAACTGCAAAACGCCACGGTACGTCTCAATGCTCCGCAGCTTCAGGGCGCCTACACCGGCCGTGAGGTCGCCAAGGTGGAGAACCTGGCGCTCAATGGCTGGTTCCAGCGCCAGGCGCAGGGCTTTGATGTGAAGCTCGATTCCCTGGCCATGAGCCTGGGCAAGACGCGCTGGGAGTCGCACCTGCAACTGAATCAGGTCGCCGCCAGCGAGGCCGGTGAAGAAACCTGGAAGATCCAAGCCGATCGCCTGAACCTGACCCCGCTTACACCGCTTATCGAGTCCCTGGCACCGCTGCCTGAGCAGGCCATGGCCGTGGTTAAGGGGCTGAAGGTCACCGGGAGCCTGCGCAATGTGCTGGTAGATGTTCGTCCCAAGGCTGCCGGCGATCAGCGTTTGAGCTTTGCCGCCAATCTGGAACGCGTCGGGTTCAACGCCTACCACGGCGCCCCGGCAGCGGGGAACGTCAGTGGCAGCATCAGCGGTGACCTGGGGCACGGCGAATTGCGCTTGGATACTGACGCGTTCATGCTGCATCTGTATCCGATCTTCGCCAAACCCTGGCAATACCAGAAAGCCAACGCGCGTCTGACCTGGCGCCTGGACCAGGAAGGCTTCACCTTGGTCGCACCCTACCTGAAAGTGCTGGGCGAAGAGGGCAAGATTGCCGGCGACTTCCTCATTCGCCTTCTGTTTGAAGAAGGGCGCGAAGATTACATGGACTTGCGCGTCGGCCTGGTCGAGGGCGATGGGCGATACACCGCCAAGTACCTCCCGGAGGTGTTGAGCCCGGCCCTGGATGAATGGTTGCGCACCGCCATCCTCAAGGGTGCGGTCGATGAAGGATATTTCCAGTATCAAGGCTCGCTCAATCATGGTGCCGCGGAGCAGGCACGCAGCATCAGCCTGTTCTTCAAGGTGCACGATGCCGCCCTGGACTTCCAGCCCGGATGGCCGCAGATCCAGAAGGTCGATGGCAACGTGTTTATCGACGACGATGGCGTGAGAATCAATGCGCAACGGGGCCAGTTGCTCGATACCCAGGTCAGTGACGTTCAGGTCAATATTCCGCATGTCGCCAGCGGCCAGCACAGCCACTTGTACCTGGATGGTGCGTTCGACGGCGGTCTGGGGGATGGCCTCAAGATTCTCCAGGAGGCGCCGATTGGCACTGCGGCGATGTTTGCAGGCTGGGAGGGGCAGGGCGGCCTCAAGGGCAAGCTCAAGCTGGACATTCCCCTGGCCAAGGGTGAGCACCCCAAGGTGGTCGTGGATTTCGATACCAACGATGCCCGCCTGAAAATTGCAGCCCCGGTACTTGAGTTGAACAAGCTCAAGGGCGCTTTCCGCTTTGATTACGACAAGGGGCTCAGCGGTCAGAACATCAGTGCCCGGGTGTTCGACAAGCCAATGACTGCGCAGATTTTTGCCGAAGGCAAGCCAGGCGAGATACAGAGCCGCATAGAAGCCAAGGGGCAGGTTGCACTCAAGGCATTGACCGACTGGCTGAAGGTCACGCAGACCTTGCCGCTCGCCGGTGATCTGCCTTACCAGCTGCAGTTGAAGCTGGGTAGCCGCGACAACGAACTGAAGGTGGATTCCAGCCTCAAGGGCCTGGCAATCAACCTGCCTGCGCCTATTGGCAAGGCGGCGGATGAAACCCGCGACAGTCAATTCACCATGACCCTGCAAGGGGCAGAGCGTCGTTTTGGCGCCAGCTATGCCAATGTAGCCAACATGCTATACGCCGCACCCATGGACAAACTCGACCAGGGGCGCGGCGAACTGCTGTTCGGTGGCGGCAACCCACAGTTGCCTTCCGGGCAGGGAGTGAGCGTGCGAGGGCGTCTGGCCGAGCTCGATCTCAAGCCTTGGCAGCAACAACTGGACGGCTTGGCCGGCAATGATCCGAGCGGCAATGCCCGTCAGTTGTTGCGCGGTGCAGACCTGAGCATCGGCAAGCTGCAAGGTGGCGGGCTGACCCTGAACCAGGCCGTGGTACGGCTGGACCGCAACAGCAACAACTGGGCGCTGCGCCTGGACAGTAAAGAAGTTATCGGCAACGCACGCATTCCCGACGCCAAGGGCGCGCCGATGGTGGTCAACCTGCAAACCATCCATTTGCCGCCCGCCGATCCGGCTGAAGTCACCTCGCCCAATGCCCCGGACCCGATGGCCGATATCGACCCTCGCAAGGTGCCCTCCATCGACCTGACCATCGACAAGCTGTTTCGCGGTGATGACCTGCTGGGCAGTGTCGCGCTCAAGGTGCGTTCCACCGCCAAGGGCATTGCGCTGAACGATCTGGACCTGAGCCTCAAAGGCCTGATCATTGATGGCAATGCGGGCTGGGAAGGCGCCCCGGGTGCCAGCAGCAGTTGGTACAAGGGCCGTCTGGAAGGTAAAAATCTGGCCGACGTGCTCAAGGCCTGGAACTTCGCCCCGACCGTTACCAGTCGCGATTTTCGTCTGGATGTCGACGGCCGCTGGCCGGGTTCGCCCGCCTGGGTAGGGCTGGGTCGATTCTCCGGCAGTCTCGATGCAGCACTGCGCAAGGGGCAATTCGTCGAGGTCGAGGGCGGTGCCCAGGCGCTGCGGGTGTTTGGCCTGCTCAACTTCAACTCCATCGGCCGGCGCTTGCGTCTGGACTTCTCCGACCTGCTCGACAAGGGCTTCAGCTATGACCGGGTCAAGGGGCTGCTCGTGGCCAGCGAAGGGGTGTATGTCACCCGCGAGCCGATTACGGTGACCGGCCCTTCGAGCAACCTTGAGCTTGATGGCACGCTCGACATGGTCCGCGACCGCGTCGATGCCAATCTGCAGGTAACGCTGCCGGTTACCAATAACCTGCCGCTGGCCGCCCTGATTGTCGGCGCGCCGGCAGTCGGTGGTGCCTTGTTCCTCGTTGACCGCCTGCTCGGCGACCGGGTGGCCCGCTATGCCAGCGTGCACTATCGCATAGAAGGTCCGTGGAAAGAGCCTAAAATCAGCTTTGTAAAACCTTTTGAAAAGTGA
- a CDS encoding carbon-nitrogen hydrolase family protein, with the protein MKSAVIQMVSQSDVLANLAQARHLLEQAAEGGARLAVLPENFAAMGRRDSAAIGRAEALGEGPILPWLKQAARDLKLWVVAGTLPLPPVGQPDAKSHACSLLIDEHGDTVARYDKLHLFDVDVADNRGRYRESDDYAHGSQVVVADTPVGRLGLSVCYDLRFPELYSALRQAGAELISAPAAFTAVTGAAHWEVLIRARAIETQCYVLAAAQGGTHPGPRETYGHAAIVDPWGRIVAEQASGEAVLLSERDSSEQASIRARMPVVLHRRFFSQDALRPAHTSE; encoded by the coding sequence ATGAAGTCAGCGGTGATCCAGATGGTCAGCCAGAGCGACGTCCTGGCCAACCTGGCGCAGGCCAGGCACTTGCTTGAGCAAGCAGCGGAGGGCGGTGCGCGGCTGGCGGTATTGCCGGAAAACTTCGCGGCCATGGGGCGGCGTGACAGCGCCGCCATCGGTCGTGCCGAAGCGCTGGGGGAGGGGCCGATACTGCCGTGGTTGAAACAGGCTGCCCGCGACCTCAAGTTATGGGTGGTGGCCGGCACACTGCCGTTGCCGCCTGTCGGCCAGCCAGACGCCAAGTCCCATGCCTGTTCACTGTTGATCGACGAACATGGCGACACCGTGGCCCGTTACGACAAGCTGCATTTGTTCGATGTGGATGTGGCCGACAACCGCGGCCGCTATCGGGAGTCTGATGATTATGCCCATGGCAGTCAGGTGGTGGTGGCTGATACACCCGTGGGGCGCCTGGGCTTGAGCGTGTGCTACGACCTGCGCTTCCCTGAGCTGTACAGCGCCTTGCGCCAGGCAGGAGCCGAGCTGATCAGCGCCCCTGCGGCATTTACCGCAGTGACCGGGGCGGCGCACTGGGAAGTGTTGATACGTGCCCGGGCCATCGAAACCCAATGCTATGTGCTGGCCGCCGCCCAGGGCGGAACCCACCCGGGACCACGGGAAACTTATGGTCATGCCGCTATCGTCGACCCTTGGGGGCGGATCGTCGCCGAACAGGCCAGCGGCGAAGCGGTGCTGCTGAGCGAGCGCGACAGCAGCGAACAGGCGTCCATTCGGGCGCGGATGCCGGTGGTCTTGCACCGGCGCTTTTTCTCGCAGGACGCTTTGCGGCCTGCGCACACCTCGGAGTGA
- the tldD gene encoding metalloprotease TldD, translating to MSEMLSTVSEHLLAPGGLTLDSLQSVLGELAGPGIDAADLYFQGQISESWALEDGIVKEGSFNLDQGVGVRAQSGEKTGFAYSNAINLEALTSAARAARSISRAGQNGSVQAFKSQDVTQLYGTDNPLEVISRAEKVELLKRVDVATRALDPRIQQVTVSMAGVWERILIAAADGSLAADVRPLVRFNVSVIVEQNGRRERGGHGGGGRTDYRYFTDERVMGFAREALRQALVNLEAIPAPAGTLPVVLGSGWSGVLLHEAVGHGLEGDFNRKGSSAYSGHMGEKVASSLCTIVDDGTLEGRRGSLSVDDEGTPTECTTLIENGILKGYMQDKLNARLMGMAVTGNGRRESYAHLPMPRMTNTYMRAGESDPAEIIASVKKGIYCANLGGGQVDITSGKFVFSTSEAYLIEDGKITAPVKGATLIGNGPEAMSRVSMVGNDLSLDSGVGTCGKDGQSVPVGVGQPTLKIDAITVGGTGA from the coding sequence ATGAGCGAGATGTTATCCACTGTCAGCGAGCACCTGCTGGCGCCAGGGGGATTGACCCTCGACAGCCTGCAGTCGGTACTGGGCGAGTTGGCCGGGCCGGGCATCGATGCGGCCGACCTGTATTTCCAGGGGCAGATTTCCGAGTCCTGGGCCCTTGAAGACGGGATCGTCAAAGAAGGCAGTTTCAACCTCGATCAGGGGGTGGGCGTACGGGCCCAGTCGGGCGAGAAAACCGGTTTTGCCTACAGCAACGCCATCAACCTCGAAGCGCTGACCTCGGCAGCCCGTGCGGCGCGCTCGATCTCCCGTGCCGGTCAAAACGGCAGCGTCCAGGCATTCAAGAGCCAGGATGTCACGCAACTCTATGGCACCGATAACCCGCTCGAAGTGATCAGCCGCGCCGAAAAGGTCGAGCTGCTCAAGCGTGTCGACGTGGCCACCCGGGCGCTGGACCCGCGTATCCAGCAAGTCACGGTGAGCATGGCCGGGGTGTGGGAACGCATCCTGATTGCCGCCGCCGATGGCAGCCTGGCTGCCGATGTGCGTCCGCTGGTGCGTTTCAACGTCAGCGTGATCGTCGAGCAGAATGGCCGCCGTGAGCGCGGCGGCCATGGTGGTGGCGGTCGTACCGACTACCGCTATTTCACCGATGAGCGGGTCATGGGCTTTGCCCGTGAAGCGCTGCGCCAGGCGCTGGTCAACCTCGAAGCGATCCCGGCACCGGCGGGAACCCTGCCAGTGGTCCTGGGTTCCGGCTGGTCAGGCGTGCTGCTGCACGAGGCGGTTGGCCACGGTCTTGAAGGTGACTTCAACCGCAAGGGCAGCTCGGCCTACAGTGGCCACATGGGCGAGAAGGTGGCCTCCAGCCTGTGCACCATCGTTGATGACGGCACCCTGGAAGGTCGCCGCGGTTCGTTGAGTGTGGATGACGAGGGCACCCCCACTGAATGCACCACACTGATCGAGAACGGCATTCTCAAGGGTTACATGCAAGACAAGCTCAATGCCCGTCTGATGGGCATGGCGGTCACTGGCAATGGGCGTCGTGAGTCTTATGCGCACCTGCCGATGCCACGCATGACCAACACCTACATGCGTGCGGGCGAGAGCGATCCGGCGGAAATCATCGCCTCGGTGAAAAAAGGCATCTACTGCGCCAACCTCGGGGGTGGCCAGGTGGATATCACCAGCGGCAAGTTCGTGTTCTCCACCAGCGAGGCCTATCTGATCGAAGACGGCAAGATTACTGCTCCCGTCAAGGGTGCGACCCTGATCGGTAACGGTCCGGAAGCCATGAGTCGGGTGTCGATGGTCGGTAATGACCTGTCTCTGGACAGTGGTGTGGGCACTTGCGGCAAGGACGGTCAGTCGGTACCGGTTGGCGTTGGCCAGCCGACCCTGAAGATCGATGCGATCACCGTGGGTGGCACGGGCGCATGA
- the yjgA gene encoding ribosome biogenesis factor YjgA translates to MVDSYDTAFDGEKSKTQIKREMQALVDMGERLTTLKPDTLAKLPLTDELRAALEEHKKHTANEAKRRHRSFIGKLMRDQDIDAITALLDQLDASSRQYNERFHNLERWRDRLIDGTDEVLEKFVQEYAEADRQQLRSLIRQAQHELKTNKTPTASRKIFKYIRELDETQRGLR, encoded by the coding sequence ATGGTTGATTCTTACGACACCGCCTTTGATGGCGAAAAAAGCAAAACCCAGATCAAGCGCGAGATGCAGGCGCTGGTCGATATGGGCGAGCGCCTTACCACGCTCAAGCCCGATACCCTGGCCAAACTGCCTTTGACCGACGAACTGCGTGCGGCGCTTGAAGAGCACAAAAAGCACACGGCAAACGAGGCCAAACGTCGTCACCGGTCGTTCATCGGCAAGCTGATGCGTGACCAGGACATCGACGCCATCACGGCGCTCCTTGACCAGCTCGACGCTTCCTCCCGCCAGTACAACGAGCGTTTCCACAATCTGGAACGCTGGCGCGACCGGCTGATCGACGGTACCGACGAAGTCCTGGAGAAGTTTGTCCAGGAGTACGCCGAAGCTGATCGCCAGCAGCTGCGCTCGCTGATCCGGCAGGCCCAGCACGAGCTGAAGACCAACAAGACGCCTACCGCCAGCCGCAAGATCTTCAAATACATCCGCGAGCTCGACGAGACCCAACGCGGTCTGCGCTGA
- the pmbA gene encoding metalloprotease PmbA yields the protein MSADQSVGPQALPALQEQVEQIIAEARRQGASACEVAVSLEQGLSTSVRQREVETVEFNRDQGFGITLYVGQRKGSASTSASGAEAIRETVAAALAIAKHTSEDECAGLADPALMARDLQDFDLYHAWDITPEQAIEKALDCEAAAFEADARIKNADGTTLNTHQGCRVYGNSHGFIGGYASTRHSLSCVMIAEADGQMQRDYWYDVNRQGELLADPRSIGQRAAQRAASRLGARPVPTCEVPVLFSAELAGGLFGSFLSAISGGNLYRKSSFLDGAMGQRLFPSWLTLDERPHLQRALGSAAFDGDGLATYAKPFVEKGELVSYVLGTYSGRKLGLPSTANAGGVHNLYVTHGVEDQAALIRRMGRGLLVTELMGHGLNMVTGDYSRGAAGYWVENGEIQFAVQEVTIAGNMKDMFQQIVAIGNDLETRSNIHTGSVLIERMTVAGS from the coding sequence ATGAGTGCAGACCAGAGCGTAGGTCCACAGGCCCTGCCGGCATTGCAGGAACAGGTCGAACAGATCATTGCCGAAGCCAGACGCCAGGGCGCCAGCGCCTGTGAAGTGGCGGTGTCGCTGGAGCAGGGGCTGTCGACGTCGGTTCGCCAGCGCGAAGTGGAAACCGTGGAGTTCAACCGCGACCAGGGGTTCGGCATCACCTTGTATGTGGGCCAGCGCAAAGGCTCGGCCAGTACCTCGGCCAGTGGTGCCGAGGCGATTCGTGAAACGGTCGCAGCAGCCTTGGCAATCGCCAAGCACACTTCTGAAGACGAATGCGCAGGGCTTGCCGACCCGGCCCTGATGGCGCGCGACCTGCAGGATTTCGACCTGTATCACGCCTGGGATATTACCCCCGAGCAAGCAATCGAGAAGGCCCTGGACTGTGAGGCGGCAGCCTTCGAGGCCGATGCCCGGATCAAGAACGCCGATGGCACCACCCTCAACACCCACCAGGGTTGCCGGGTATACGGCAACAGCCACGGGTTTATCGGCGGCTATGCGTCGACTCGCCACAGCCTGAGCTGCGTGATGATTGCCGAGGCCGACGGCCAGATGCAGCGCGACTACTGGTACGACGTCAATCGCCAGGGCGAGTTGCTGGCCGACCCGCGCAGCATTGGCCAGCGCGCTGCACAGCGGGCGGCCAGTCGCCTGGGTGCTCGCCCGGTCCCCACCTGCGAGGTGCCCGTGCTGTTTTCGGCCGAACTTGCCGGCGGCCTGTTCGGCAGTTTCCTGTCGGCGATCTCGGGCGGCAACCTGTATCGCAAGTCGTCGTTCCTCGATGGCGCGATGGGGCAGCGGCTGTTCCCAAGCTGGTTGACCCTCGACGAGCGCCCACATCTGCAGCGAGCTTTGGGCAGTGCCGCGTTCGACGGCGATGGCCTGGCGACCTATGCCAAACCGTTCGTCGAAAAAGGCGAGCTGGTGTCCTATGTGCTGGGGACCTATTCGGGCCGCAAGCTGGGCCTGCCAAGTACCGCCAACGCCGGTGGTGTGCATAACTTGTACGTAACCCACGGCGTGGAGGATCAAGCTGCACTGATTCGGCGCATGGGCCGTGGCCTGCTCGTGACCGAGCTGATGGGGCATGGATTGAATATGGTGACCGGTGATTACTCTCGCGGCGCGGCGGGGTATTGGGTGGAGAACGGCGAGATCCAGTTCGCAGTCCAGGAAGTGACGATCGCCGGCAATATGAAGGATATGTTCCAGCAGATTGTCGCGATCGGTAATGATCTTGAAACCCGTAGCAACATCCACACAGGCTCCGTCCTGATCGAACGGATGACCGTAGCGGGTAGTTGA
- a CDS encoding FagA protein: MMFMKPVLHELPYLENWRWLSRRIRCAMEPDEPRLIEHYLAEGRYLVCCTETSAWTVALTSFRLLLDTACDRMLPWHWRCLCLDQAWKPLLQLRKLDGGEHGQHWQPYALQLANCTLLPSVSFAELMQGLDDE, translated from the coding sequence ATGATGTTCATGAAACCCGTCCTTCACGAATTGCCCTACCTCGAAAACTGGCGCTGGCTCAGTCGCCGTATCCGTTGCGCGATGGAGCCGGACGAACCGCGCTTGATCGAACATTACCTGGCCGAGGGTCGCTATCTGGTGTGTTGCACCGAGACCTCTGCCTGGACCGTCGCCTTGACCTCTTTCCGCCTGCTCCTGGATACCGCCTGCGATCGCATGCTGCCCTGGCATTGGCGCTGCCTTTGCCTGGACCAGGCCTGGAAGCCGCTGTTGCAGTTGCGCAAGCTCGACGGCGGCGAGCATGGCCAGCACTGGCAGCCTTACGCCCTGCAATTGGCGAACTGCACGCTGCTGCCTTCTGTTTCTTTCGCTGAACTGATGCAAGGACTTGATGATGAGTAA